The DNA region CTGATCCAACTCATGCAAAATCTCAAAGCGCGATGAGCTGATGCCCGTACAGCGTTCGAACTTGGGGCTGATCTTGTTGCCCAGCCCGTTAAGCAGATTGATGATCTGCTCTTCCTTTGAAAAAACACGTGTCATGACTAGACCTCCCGGGTGAATCTCGACCATGAACAACGGCTTATGTGAACAAAATACATAAAGTTGCCATTATACAGTGCCATTACCTTAGTCAGTATCAGTAATATCTGCTAAATTAATCATTGACGTATCAATATTTGATGCATCAATCATTGATGGCTCAATTAATATATCACGACTGTTTTGATTTTGCAACAGGGTAGAAATGTGAAGATGAATCCATTCCAAAGCGGGCAGTCTTCTGGTAGCAGAGGTCCCTTTTGCAATGAATTAAAATTTCCTATATACTTCAAGCTATTGATCAATTAATAACTATGAATGGAGGTTGGTTCTCATGGCTAAAGATGCAACAGTTTCCGTTAATCGTCGTGACGATATCATATCCGCTGCTATTGAGGTGTTTGCAGAGATCGGCTATTTCCGCGCGACAACAGCTCAGGTGGCTGAAAGGGCCAAAATTTCGCAACCATATATTTTTCGTTTTTTCAAAACCAAAGAAGCTCTATTGCTAACAGCACTGGAGGTATCCTGGACAAGAGTGATTGATTCGTTCCGAATTGTGGTGGAGACATCTACTCCTGATCAGTTGGAGAACGAATTGATTGAAGCCTATGAAGAGATTCTTAAATCTCACAAGAACGAAATTTTGCTGCAAATGCAGGCGCAGACGGTTCAGGAAGAAGTGATCCGTCAGGCGATGCAAAAAGGATTTGGTGAGGTACGATCCATGGTGTTAGAGGCTTTCACAGCTGCAGGCATTGCCAATCCGACGCAAAGAACGATGATATTTCTGGCAATAGGCATGTTATGTAATGTATCGACTGCGCTGGATATGCCAGAGCTTAAAGATAGATAGAAAGGGAGAAATAGCCCTTTTTGAAATTTAGTTATTGATCAATCACTAATTATGCGTTATATTGTTTTTAAGTTAGTGATTGATCAATAACTATTTGAAAATGAAAGAGGTTGATTTGAGATGAAAAAAGCAATCGTTATTGGTGCCACAGGCGGTACAGGTGCTGCAATTACAGAAGAACTGGTCAAAAAGGGGATTCCAACGATCGCCTTTGGTCGTTCACGTCAAAAGCTATTGCAACTTGCAGAAGAGCTGGGTTTACCGGATCATCTTCAGATTGCTGTTGGTAATGCTTTTCAACCGGAAGATATTGTTGCTGCTGCTCAAGAAGTGGATATGATGTTTCATTGTGCGAATGTACCGTATCACGAGATGGAGAGCAGATTGATCCCGCTGGGTGAATCTGTGATGCAGGCAGCCGAACAATTGGGGCTGAAGATCGTGGTGATTGACGGGATTTATCCTTATGGCAGAGCACAAATGAAAGAGGTAACAGAGGAGCATCCGAAGCAACCCCATACTCGAAAAGGGAAAACCCGACTGGCTTATGAGCA from Paenibacillus sp. JNUCC-31 includes:
- a CDS encoding TetR/AcrR family transcriptional regulator; its protein translation is MAKDATVSVNRRDDIISAAIEVFAEIGYFRATTAQVAERAKISQPYIFRFFKTKEALLLTALEVSWTRVIDSFRIVVETSTPDQLENELIEAYEEILKSHKNEILLQMQAQTVQEEVIRQAMQKGFGEVRSMVLEAFTAAGIANPTQRTMIFLAIGMLCNVSTALDMPELKDR